The region GTCAACCTGCTCGAAGAGCTCCAGGAGCGGCTGGGCCTGGCCTACCTGTTCGTGGCGCACGACCTGTCCGTGGTGCGGCACATCTCCGACCGGGTGGCCGTGATGTACCTCGGCAAGATCATCGAGCTGGGCGAGCGCGAGGACATCTACGCCCGGCCGATGCACCCGTACACGCAGGCCCTGCTGTCCGCGGTGCCGGTGCCGGACCCCAAGCTGGAGCGCCGCCGGCAGCGGATCGTGCTCACCGGTGACGTGCCGTCCCCGGTGAACCCGCCCTCGGGCTGCCGCTTCCGCACCCGCTGCTGGAAGGCGCAGGACATCTGCGCCGTCGAGGAGCCGAAGCTGGAGGCGCGGGGCGATGGGCTGGGCACGCTGTCGGCGTGCCACTTCGCGGAGGCTCGCTCGCTGGTGGGCTGATCCGCGATGTGGGCCGGTCCGTGGTGTGGGCCGGTCCGTGGTGTGGGCCGGTCTGCGGAGTGGGTCGGTTCGCGTTGTGGGTCGAGTCGTTTTGCCAGTTGATCTGCGTTCGGCTGGGCGAGCGTCGGGGTCACCGCTTTTGGCGGTGGCCCCGACGTCGTTGTCGGACCAGGTCTCTACGCTGATCCGGTGACGCTGACTGCTCCACCACGGCTGCTGCTGGTACACGCACACCCCGACGACGAGAGCCTGTGGACCGGCGGCACCATCGCCCGGTACGCGGCGAGCGGCGTGCACGTCACCGTGGTCACCTGCACCCTCGGCGAGGAGGGCGAGATCATCCCGCCCGCACTGAGCGAACTGGCCGCCGGCGCGGCCGACCAGCTGGGTGGCTACCGGGTCGCCGAGCTCAGATCCGCGTGCGCCGCCCTGGGCGTGACCGACCACCGGTTCCTCGGCGGCATCGGCCGCTGGCGGGACTCGGGCATGGCCGGAGTGCCGGCGAACGACCACCCGCGCGCGTTCGCCCGGGGGTCGCTCGACGAGCAGGCCGCGGAACTGTCGGCGATCATCGCTTCGGTGAAACCGCAGGTGGTGGTCACGTACGACGCGTTCGGCGGCTACGGCCACCCGGACCACATCCGGGCGCACGAGATCACCACGGCGGCTGCCGGCGACGTCGACCGGGTGTTCCACGCGGTCACCTCACGGTCGGCGACGGAGACCGGCGCGGCGGCCCTGGCGACGTGGGACGACCTGCCGTGGCGGCTGCCCGAGCCCGGCGAGCTGCCGGTCACCGACGACGCGGAGATCACCACCGCGATCGACGTCTCCGAGCACCTGGTCGCGAAGTTGCGGGCGTTGCGCGCACACTCGACTCAGGTCAGCGTGTGGCAGGACGGCGCACGTGCCGCGTATGCGCTGTCGAACGGCATCGCGCAGCCGGTCGTGCAGGCCGAGTACTACGTGCTGGCCCGAGGCTCGGCCGACGGGGCCGGGGCGGACCTGTTCGGGGGTCTCGATTGAGGGAGCGGCTGGCGGTCGGGGTGCTGATGGTCGAGGCGTTCGTGCTGGCGGTGCTGGAGCTGTTCTTCCTGCCGATGCGCCTCGACGGCACGCTGCTGCCCCGGTTCTCCGACTACGAGTTCCCGGTGACGGTGCTGCTGGCGCTGGTGACGACACCGCTGCTGGTGGTGCTCGCGTCCCGGTACGCGGACCGCGCGCTGACCGCCTCGGCACCGTTGCTGGTGTGGTTCGCGACGTTGTTGTTCTTCGCCCTGTTCGGGCCGGGCGGTGACGTGGTCATGCTGAACGACTGGCGGACGTTGCTGCTGTTCGCGGCGGGTGCGCTGCCCGGAGCGGTGGCGCTCGGGGCGTTCCTGGGGAGGATGGCCCGTGCCGGCGATCACTGATCGGGACGTCGTGCGCGCCCTGCGCCCGTTCGTGCGGGCGACCGGGCCGCTGCTGGACACCCTGCGCGAGACCAACCTGCTCGGGCTGCGCGACCGGACGGCGGAGGTCGGGGCGGACCGGCAGCTCGTGGAACGGCTGTGGGACCAGCTCGCGAAGGTGAAGGTGCCGGGGACGGCGGCCTGGGCCGGGATGACCGTCGAGCAGCGCGATTCCTGGTGGCTCAACCGGGTGGGGCGGTTGTTGTCCCTGCTCGCGGCGTTGCCGGGAGTGGGCGGGGCGCTGGCCGACCGGTTGCCGATCCAGTCGACGCTGGGCGCGGCCGGGCAGGGCCTGCTGCTCTCGGCGATGGCGGGCGAGCACGGGTTCACCTCGGTCGAGGACCGGGTGCGACTGCTGGCCTGGGTGCTGTTCCAGCGGGAGGTGGACGGGCTGGCGGCGGACGGCGACGTCCGGGCGGAGGACCTGGCCACCGAGGAGCTGACGTCTGATCTGGCCGGTGCCGGTGCCGGCGGTGCTGGGGCTGGAGTTGGTGCTGGGGCTCGGGTGGGGGCCACGTTCCGGGCTATCGGGCGGACGGTGTGGAAGCTCGCGAAGGTGCTGTGGCGGCTGGAGAACGAGCTGGACAAGCGGCCTCAGGGGCGGTTCTACCACCAGGCACTGGGGATGTTGCCGCTGGTGGGAGTGGTGGGGGACTACCTGGGGGAGAGGTCGGCGCTGCGCCGGGTGCGGACGGCGGCCTACGAGTGGTTCGACGCCCAGCCCTCGCGTGCTGCTGCGACCGAGGGGGCGGGCGGGCCGGGTGAGGTGCCTGACGTGCCGGGTGTGCCCGGTGAGCCGGGTGTGCCGGGTGAGGTGCCTGACCTGCCGGGTGAGTCCTAGTCAGGCGGGGATCCAGTAGCGGTAGCGGTGGTGTTCGGTGCAGGAGAGCGTGGCGTAGAGCTTGAGGGCAGCGGTGTTGTGCTCGGCGACCTGGAGCGCGCAGCGCGTCGCCCCGTGCGCCACGCCCCACGCCGCCAGCCCGCCCATGAGGGCGCGCGCGACCCCGGCACGGCGTGCCTCGGGCCGGACCGCCAAGCGTGCGATGTGCAGCAGGTCGCCCACCACCGCCCCGCGCACCGCCGCCACGGTCCGACCGTCGCGCACCACCGTTCCGAAGCCGACTTCGGGGCCGCTACCCAGTACATGCTTCTGGGCGGGTGTGGGGTTGTCCTGGGCTGTGAGTTCCCACCATGCGGACGTCGGGGTCGGTGAGACGTCCACGCCGGCGCCCTTCGGGGTGGCGAAGGAATCCGGCCGGCCGGTCAGGACCAGCGATTCCGCACCACCTGGGTGGTCCACGTCGATCCGCCAACCGGCGGCCGCGATCGCCGCCTCCGAGCGGGAGCCGACGACCACGTGGGCGGTCGGGGCGATGGCGTTGCGGGCCGCGAAGTCACCGACCGCGGCCAGCGCCTCGGGCACCGGGCAGCCCGGGGAACCGGTGGTCAGGGCGCTGTTCGCACGTCCGGTGAAGCCGCCGGCGGCGCGCAGTCGCCACTCGCCGAGGGGCACGTCGCGCAGTGCGGGCCAGGCGTCCGCGCAGCGCTGCTCCAACTCGGTCACCCGATCCACCCCCGCATCGTCCTCCGCCCTGGTAGACGGTGTTGTGTGAGGTGGAGCACGGTGCTGATAAGGCAAGCCTGAGCGTTGGACAATCGGACTCGCCGCGTACTCTCCGGCTTGCGCGGTGTGGACCAGAACAAGAGCAGGAGAGCAGCAGTGACCTATGTGATCGCCCAGCCGTGCGTGGACGTGCTCGACAAGGCCTGCATCGAAGAGTGCCCCGTCGACTGCATCTACGAAGGCGACCGGATGCTCTACATCCACCCGGATGAGTGCGTCGACTGCGGTGCTTGTGAGCCGGTGTGTCCCGTCGAGGCCATCTACTACGAGGACGACGTCCCGGACGAGTGGAAGGACTACACGAAGGCGAACGTGGACTTCTTCGACGAGCTCGGCTCCCCCGGTGGCGCGTCCAAGGTGGGCAAGGTCAGCGCGGACCCGGCCTTCGTGAAGGCTCTCCCGCCGCAGGCGTCCCACGAGTGACCAAGCGGCTCCCGGACTTCCCCTGGGACTCCCTGGCCGACCACGCCGCCAAGGCGCGCACGCACCCCGGTGGCGTGGTCGACCTGTCCGTGGGGACCCCGGTCGACCCGGTGCCGGAGGTCATCCAGGCGGCCCTGTCGTCGGTGGCCGCCGAACCGGGCTACCCCACCACGCACGGCACGCCGGAACTCCGCGAAGCCGTCGTGGGCGCGCTCGCCCGCCGGCACGGCGTGACCGGGCTCGACCCGAAGGCCGTGCTGCCCACCATCGGCTCCAAGGAGCTCGTCGCCTGGCTGCCCAGCCTGCTCGGACTCGGTCCGGGTGACGTGGTGGCGATCCCGGCCCTGGCCTACCCGACCTACGAGGTCGGCGCGCGGCTGGCCGGGGCGACCGTGGCGCGGTTGGCCGACGGCGAGCCGCCGCCGGACGGGACGAAGCTGGTCTGGCTGAACTCGCCGTCCAACCCGACCGGGCGCGTCCAGTCGGCCGCGGCGCTGGCCCAGGCCGTGACGGACGCGCGCGCGGTCGGCGCGGTGGTCGCGTCGGACGAGTGCTACCTGGCCCTGCCGTGGGACGCGGCACCGGTGTCGGTGCTGCGGGACGAGGTGTGCGGCGGCTCGTGGGACGGGCTGCTGGCGGTCCACTCGCTGTCGAAGTCGTCCAGCCTGGCCGGTTACCGGGCCGGGTTCCTGACCGGAGACCCGCGGTTGGTGGCGACGTTGCTGGAGGTCCGCAAGCACGCGGGGATGATCGTGCCCCGGCCGGTGCAGGCGGCGATCACGACGGCGCTGGGCGATGACGAGCACGTGGCGGCACAGCGGGCCCGCTACGGGCGTCGGCGCGAAGTGCTGCTGCCGGCGTTGAAGGCGGCGGGCTTCGCGGTGGACCACTCGGAGGCAGGGCTGTACCTGTGGTCTACGCGGGACGAGGACGCGTGGGACACGGTGGGGTGGTTCGCGTCGCGCGGCATCCTGGTCGCTCCTGGGACGTTCTACGGGCCCACAGGGGATCGGCACGTGCGGATCGCGTTGACGGCGTCGGATGAGCGGGTCGCGGCTGCGGTTGAACGGCTCTCCTGAGGTCGTTGAGCTTGGGCTTGGGGCTGAGAGAGCGGAAGAGCGAAGAGCGGAAGAGCGAAAAGCGGAAGAGCTAAAAGCGACGCTCGCCGCTGGGCAGGCCTCCGGGGGAGGGGCCGCGTGGTCTCCCCGTATGGCCTGTCAAAGACCACCACCCTTGGTCAGGGAGCGCAAGCGAAGAGCGTGCTTGCGCTCCCTGACCAAGCGCGGTTGCCCTGCGGGCAGGCCATACGGGGAGACCACGCGGTGGGTGGGGTGGGAGCTGGGGGTGGCTGGTGTGTGGGGTGTGTGGTTAGTCGTTGGCGTGTAGGGCGGCGTTCAGTTCTACGCCGGTGCCCTTGCGGGGCTTGACCTTGATGGTGCCGGTGGTCGAGTCGCGGATGAAGAGCAGGTTGGGGACGCCGGAGAGGGTGGCGGCCTTCACCACCGTGCCGTCTTCTGCGGTGATCTTGGTGCCGGCGGTGATGTAGAGGCCCGCCTCCACGACCGTGTCGTCGCCCAGGGAGATGCCCACGCCGCCGTTCGCGCCGATCAGGCAGCGTTCGCCGATCTCGATGACCTGCTTGCCGCCGCCGGACAGGGTGCCCATCACGGAGGCTCCGCCGCCGATGTCCGAGCCGTCGCCGACGACCACGCCGGCCGAGATGCGGCCTTCGACCATGGACGCGCCCAGCGTGCCGGCGTTGAAGTTCACGAAGCCCTCGTGCATGACGGTCGTGCCCGGCGCCAGGTGGGCGCCCAGGCGCACGCGGTCCGCGTCGCCGATGCGGACGCCGGACGGGATGACGTAGTCCACCATGCGGGGGAACTTGTCGACCGCGTAGACGGTCACCGGGCCACGGGCGCGCAGCTTGAGGCGGGTCTCCTCGAAGCCTTCCACGGCGCACGGGCCGTGGTTGGTCCACACGACGTTGTTCAGCAGGCCGAACACGCCGTCCAGGCTCTGGCCGTGCGGGCGGACCAGGCGCGCCGACAGCAGGTGCAGGCGCAGGAAGACGTCGTAGGTGTCCGACGGGGCGTCGGTCAGCTCGGCGATGCCCACCCGGACGCCGACCACCTCCACGTCGCGGTCGGTGTCCTGGCCGAGTTGCTTGGCGGCGGCTTCGCCCAGTTCGGCGGCGACCTCGGCGGCGGACAGGCGGACCGTGCCCGCTTCCGCCTCGCCGAGCTTCGGCGACGGGAACCAGGTGTCCAGCACAGTGCCGGTGGACGTGACGGTGGCCAGGCCGACGCCGTATGCGCCGATGGGGTTTGCGGTGCTCACGGGACCAAACGGTAACGTGCCGGACGTGGCCGACACCTTGCACCTCGCTGCCGATCCCGTCGAGTTGACCGCCGAGCTGGTGGACGTGCCCAGCGTCTCCGGTGCGGAGGCCGAGCTGGCGGACCTGGTGGAGCGCTCGTTGCGCGCGCAGACGGGGCTGGAGGTGATCCGGTCTGGCAACTCGGTGCTGGCGCGCACGAACCTGGGGTTGCCCAAGCGGGTGATCCTGGCCGGCCACCTGGACACCGTCCCGGTGAACGACAACCTGCCGTCACGGCTGGAGGACGGCGTGCTGCACGGGCTCGGCACGTGCGACATGAAGGGCGGTGACGCGGTGATGCTCAACCTCGCCGCGACCGTCGACCGGCCCCGCCACGACCTCACGTTCGTGTTCTACGACTGCGAGGAGGTCGAGGCGGCGCGCAACGGCCTGGGGCGCATCGAGCGGGAGCTGCGGTCCTGGCTGGACGCGGACCTGGCGATCGTGTGCGAGCCGTCGAACGCCTCGGTCGAGGCGGGGTGCCAGGGGACCATGCGGGTCGAGTTGCGGACTTCCGGTGTCCGGGCGCACACCGCGCGGGGGTGGATGGGCGTCAACGCGATCCACGGGGTGGGCGAGGCGTTGCGGCGGCTGGAGTCGTATTCCGCGCGGACCGTGGACATCGACGGGTGCGTGTACCGCGAGGGCCTTCAGGCCGTGAGCATCTCCGGTGGGGTCGCGGGGAACGTGGTGCCGGACTTGTGCGTCCTGTCGGTCAACCACCGGTTCGCGCCGGATCGGACGCCGGAGCAGGCCGAGGCGCACCTGCGCGAGGTGTTCGCCGGGTTCGAGCTCACGGTGACCGACTCCGCCGCCGGGGCGTTGCCGGGGTTGGGCACGGAGGCGGCGCAGGAGCTGGTGCGGGCCGCCGGCGGGACGCCGGTGGCGAAGCTCGGGTGGACGGACGTGGCGCGGTTCGCGGCGTTGGGGATGCCGGCGGTGAACTTCGGGCCGGGTGACCCGACGCTGGCCCACACGCAGCAGGAGAACGTCCCGGTGAACCAGATCCGACAGTGCCGGGAAGTGTTGCACCGCTTCCTCAACGAGGACTGAACCCGGGGATAGACTCGCGCCAATGAGCGACCAGAACGGCGTCGACGAGCACCCGAGGGAAAAGCAGCGCGGACCCGTCGTGCTGCGGCGTGGGCGCCGCGACGAGCTGACCACGACCGACCAGCGGCTGCTCGACTCGCGCGGCCCGACGGACTGGGTGCACACCGACCCGTGGCGGGTGCTGCGGATCCAGGCCGAGTTCGTGGAGGGCTTCGGCGCGCTGGCCGAGGTGCCCAGCGCGGTGACCGTGTTCGGCTCCGCCCGGACCGGCCGCGACCACCCCGAGTACGAGACCGGGCGCAAGCTCGGCGGCGCGCTGGCCGAGGCCGGCTTCGCGGTGATCACCGGCGGCGGTCCGGGTGCGATGGAGGCGGTCAACCGGGGCTGTTCGGAGGCGGGCGGGTTCTCCGTCGGGCTGGGGATCGAGCTCCCGTTCGAGCAGGGCCTGAACCCGTGGGTCGACCTCGGGGTGAACTTCCGCTACTTCTTCGTCCGCAAGACCATGTTCATCAAGTACTCGCAGGCGTTCATCTGCCTGCCGGGCGGGTTCGGCACGCTGGACGAGCTGTTCGAGGCGCTCACCCTGGTGCAGACCAAGAAGGTCACCAAGTTCCCGGTGGTGCTGTTCGGCAAGTCCTACTGGCAGGGCCTGTACGACTGGGTGAAGGACTCGGTGATGGCCGGCGGCAAGGTCGGGGACAAGGACCTCGGGCTGCTGCACCTGACCGACGACATCGACGACGCGGTGCGGGTCGTCCAAGAGGCGCACCAGGCGTGGGCGGACTCGCATTGACGGCCGTCACCGTCTACTGCGGGTCGCGGCGCGGGGTGCCGGAGTCGTACCTGGCGCTGGCGTCGGAGGTGGGCGCGGAGATCGCCCGTCGTGGCTGGTCGCTGGTGTGGGGCGGCGGTCGTACGTCGATGATGGGCGCGGTCGCGGAGGCGGCGCGCAAGGGTGGCGCACGGACCGTGGGCGTCATTCCGCACGCGCTGGTGGACCGTGAGTGGGCCGACGAGGACGCGGACGACCTGCTGCGCGTGGAGACCATGCGCGACCGCAAGGCGTTGATGGAGGCGCACGGCGACGCGTTCCTGGCGTTGCCGGGCGGTATCGGCACCGCTGAGGAGCTGTTCGAGGTCTGGACGGCGCGGGTGTTGGCGATGCACACGAAGCCCGTCGTGCTGCTCGACGTGGACGGCCACTACGCGGGGTTGTTGGCGTGGCTCGCCGAGCTGCGCGAGCGTGGGTTCGTGTCGCAGTTCGCGCTTGACTCGCTGGTGGTGGCGGACGACGTGCAAGCGGCGTTGGACGCGTGTCAGTCCAACGTGTAGTCGAGGGTGATCAGCTCGTGCTCCATCTTGACCGTGCCTGAGATGCCGGTCAGCTCGCCGGTGCCCGAGTCGGGGATGATCACGCCGTAGAAGGCGGGGCCGGCGGGCGAGATGGTGGCGGCGTGCTGGAACACGAACGTGCCCTCGCGGCCGTCGAGGCGGCCCTCGAACTTCTCGATGGCCACGTAGCCGGCCGAACCCTCCACCGGTTGGCAGGTGGTGAGTTCGGCCGTGCTCGTGCCCTCCAGCACACCCGTGAACGCCTTGCCGACCTGGACGCGGTCGAACTCGCCGGTGGCCGTCTCGTCCCAGCGGGTGATGGTGAACTTCGATTCCATGCCGGTGAGACTGGCATGGATGCCTGTCGGGTGCTGTCAGCTCTGCGGGATTCTCAGGGCGGAGTCCGCGCCGAAGGTGACGGTGGAGCCGATCGTGCTCTTGCCGCCGTAGCGCAGGTCGACGGTGTCCACGACGAGGACCAGGCGGTTGCCGGCCGCGACGTCCCACACGGTCGGTTCGAGGTCGAGGTCGAGCGTGCGGGTGCCCGGGGTCAGGGTGATCGGCTTGTGGGTGACCAGTGCGCCCAGGCCCAGCGGGTTCACCTCGTACAGGTAGGCGAACAGGCTGGTCCTGGGTGCTGTCGTGGTGACGGTGAGGTGCGCGCGGGGGGTGCCGGCGACGGTCGTGCGGCTGTACTGGACGGGGCCGCGCCACACGGCGGCCGCGCCCCGGTCGATCAGCGGGGTGGCGACGCCGGTCGGGATGGTCAGGAAGCCCTGCAACGCGCCGGTCACCAGGACCGTGCCGCTCTCCGCGATGGTCGGCCACCCGGTGCCGATGCGGTCGGCGGCGAGGGCGACGGTGTCGGTCTTGCGGGTCACGGCCGGCCAGGAGGCGTAAGAGCGCCAGGTACCGCCGTTGTTGGGCTTGAGCTGCACGGGGGCTTCGCGGTCGATGCCGTTGTCGAGGCCCTTGAGGTGGCGGTCGAACCAGCGGCCGACGGAGTCCCAGATCTCGTTGGGCAGGCCGGCCGCGCCGAACGCCTCGGCGGTGGCGTGGTCGCCGGGCGAGAGCATCAGCCGCTTGGGGCCGCTCAGCCGCTGGAAGAAGTCGGTGACCTGGCCGGGCGGGAACAGGCCGTCGTTCCAGGCGTTGCCGATCAGCACGGCGGCCTTGATGCCGTCGACCTTGGCGGCGGGGGAGCGCGGCGGCGAGATCGGCAGCACGTCCTCGAACCGGTCCTGCCGGTAGGCGGCCTCGGCCTCGCGCAGCACCGGGCCGGGCCGGCCGGTCAGGTGGCCGGCGGCGAGCAGCAGTTCGACGGCCTGCGCGCTGACGGTCTCGTTCGGGTAGAGCGAGCGGGCCAGGTCGGTCCACGTGCTCAGCGCCGCCACCGCCTTGACCCGAGGGTCGGCCGCGGCGGCGAGCAGCGACTGGCCCGCGCCGTAGGAGATGCCGCCGACGCCGACCCTGGTCGCATCGCCGGCCGCGTGGGCGACGCCCCAGTCGATCACCCGGCTCACGTCGGCCACGGTGTCGGGGCCGGCCACGTCGATCTCGCCGGCGGAGTCGTGGAAGCCCCGGCTGGTGTAGCTGATCACCGAGTAGCCGGACTGGTAGGCGAGCTTCGCCGCCGCGCCGACGTACTCGATGTTGTTCACGCCCCAGCTCGACGGCAGCACGAGCAGCGGGAACGGCCCGCTGCCGCGTCCGGTCGGCTCGACGACGAACGCCTTGAGCGGCGTGCCGCCCTGGCCGGGGATGGTCTCGTAGGAGACGGTGGAACCGGGGGCCGCCTGGGCCGGTGGGGCCAGGACCAGGCCGGTTAGCGCGATGAGCAGCACGGTGAGCGTCCGGCGCACGCAGTCCTCCTGCAATCGTGACCTGGATCACGTGGTTGTTACCGGGGAGTAAAGCAGAGTTGTACTCGTGAGTAGCAACGAGC is a window of Saccharothrix espanaensis DSM 44229 DNA encoding:
- the mshB gene encoding N-acetyl-1-D-myo-inositol-2-amino-2-deoxy-alpha-D-glucopyranoside deacetylase, which gives rise to MTLTAPPRLLLVHAHPDDESLWTGGTIARYAASGVHVTVVTCTLGEEGEIIPPALSELAAGAADQLGGYRVAELRSACAALGVTDHRFLGGIGRWRDSGMAGVPANDHPRAFARGSLDEQAAELSAIIASVKPQVVVTYDAFGGYGHPDHIRAHEITTAAAGDVDRVFHAVTSRSATETGAAALATWDDLPWRLPEPGELPVTDDAEITTAIDVSEHLVAKLRALRAHSTQVSVWQDGARAAYALSNGIAQPVVQAEYYVLARGSADGAGADLFGGLD
- a CDS encoding GNAT family N-acetyltransferase, translating into MDRVTELEQRCADAWPALRDVPLGEWRLRAAGGFTGRANSALTTGSPGCPVPEALAAVGDFAARNAIAPTAHVVVGSRSEAAIAAAGWRIDVDHPGGAESLVLTGRPDSFATPKGAGVDVSPTPTSAWWELTAQDNPTPAQKHVLGSGPEVGFGTVVRDGRTVAAVRGAVVGDLLHIARLAVRPEARRAGVARALMGGLAAWGVAHGATRCALQVAEHNTAALKLYATLSCTEHHRYRYWIPA
- the fdxA gene encoding ferredoxin: MTYVIAQPCVDVLDKACIEECPVDCIYEGDRMLYIHPDECVDCGACEPVCPVEAIYYEDDVPDEWKDYTKANVDFFDELGSPGGASKVGKVSADPAFVKALPPQASHE
- the dapC gene encoding succinyldiaminopimelate transaminase; the encoded protein is MTKRLPDFPWDSLADHAAKARTHPGGVVDLSVGTPVDPVPEVIQAALSSVAAEPGYPTTHGTPELREAVVGALARRHGVTGLDPKAVLPTIGSKELVAWLPSLLGLGPGDVVAIPALAYPTYEVGARLAGATVARLADGEPPPDGTKLVWLNSPSNPTGRVQSAAALAQAVTDARAVGAVVASDECYLALPWDAAPVSVLRDEVCGGSWDGLLAVHSLSKSSSLAGYRAGFLTGDPRLVATLLEVRKHAGMIVPRPVQAAITTALGDDEHVAAQRARYGRRREVLLPALKAAGFAVDHSEAGLYLWSTRDEDAWDTVGWFASRGILVAPGTFYGPTGDRHVRIALTASDERVAAAVERLS
- the dapD gene encoding 2,3,4,5-tetrahydropyridine-2,6-dicarboxylate N-succinyltransferase, which encodes MSTANPIGAYGVGLATVTSTGTVLDTWFPSPKLGEAEAGTVRLSAAEVAAELGEAAAKQLGQDTDRDVEVVGVRVGIAELTDAPSDTYDVFLRLHLLSARLVRPHGQSLDGVFGLLNNVVWTNHGPCAVEGFEETRLKLRARGPVTVYAVDKFPRMVDYVIPSGVRIGDADRVRLGAHLAPGTTVMHEGFVNFNAGTLGASMVEGRISAGVVVGDGSDIGGGASVMGTLSGGGKQVIEIGERCLIGANGGVGISLGDDTVVEAGLYITAGTKITAEDGTVVKAATLSGVPNLLFIRDSTTGTIKVKPRKGTGVELNAALHAND
- the dapE gene encoding succinyl-diaminopimelate desuccinylase, whose amino-acid sequence is MGFAVLTGPNGNVPDVADTLHLAADPVELTAELVDVPSVSGAEAELADLVERSLRAQTGLEVIRSGNSVLARTNLGLPKRVILAGHLDTVPVNDNLPSRLEDGVLHGLGTCDMKGGDAVMLNLAATVDRPRHDLTFVFYDCEEVEAARNGLGRIERELRSWLDADLAIVCEPSNASVEAGCQGTMRVELRTSGVRAHTARGWMGVNAIHGVGEALRRLESYSARTVDIDGCVYREGLQAVSISGGVAGNVVPDLCVLSVNHRFAPDRTPEQAEAHLREVFAGFELTVTDSAAGALPGLGTEAAQELVRAAGGTPVAKLGWTDVARFAALGMPAVNFGPGDPTLAHTQQENVPVNQIRQCREVLHRFLNED
- a CDS encoding LOG family protein, which encodes MSDQNGVDEHPREKQRGPVVLRRGRRDELTTTDQRLLDSRGPTDWVHTDPWRVLRIQAEFVEGFGALAEVPSAVTVFGSARTGRDHPEYETGRKLGGALAEAGFAVITGGGPGAMEAVNRGCSEAGGFSVGLGIELPFEQGLNPWVDLGVNFRYFFVRKTMFIKYSQAFICLPGGFGTLDELFEALTLVQTKKVTKFPVVLFGKSYWQGLYDWVKDSVMAGGKVGDKDLGLLHLTDDIDDAVRVVQEAHQAWADSH
- a CDS encoding LOG family protein; protein product: MGGLALTAVTVYCGSRRGVPESYLALASEVGAEIARRGWSLVWGGGRTSMMGAVAEAARKGGARTVGVIPHALVDREWADEDADDLLRVETMRDRKALMEAHGDAFLALPGGIGTAEELFEVWTARVLAMHTKPVVLLDVDGHYAGLLAWLAELRERGFVSQFALDSLVVADDVQAALDACQSNV
- a CDS encoding DUF3224 domain-containing protein, with amino-acid sequence MESKFTITRWDETATGEFDRVQVGKAFTGVLEGTSTAELTTCQPVEGSAGYVAIEKFEGRLDGREGTFVFQHAATISPAGPAFYGVIIPDSGTGELTGISGTVKMEHELITLDYTLD
- a CDS encoding CocE/NonD family hydrolase; its protein translation is MRRTLTVLLIALTGLVLAPPAQAAPGSTVSYETIPGQGGTPLKAFVVEPTGRGSGPFPLLVLPSSWGVNNIEYVGAAAKLAYQSGYSVISYTSRGFHDSAGEIDVAGPDTVADVSRVIDWGVAHAAGDATRVGVGGISYGAGQSLLAAAADPRVKAVAALSTWTDLARSLYPNETVSAQAVELLLAAGHLTGRPGPVLREAEAAYRQDRFEDVLPISPPRSPAAKVDGIKAAVLIGNAWNDGLFPPGQVTDFFQRLSGPKRLMLSPGDHATAEAFGAAGLPNEIWDSVGRWFDRHLKGLDNGIDREAPVQLKPNNGGTWRSYASWPAVTRKTDTVALAADRIGTGWPTIAESGTVLVTGALQGFLTIPTGVATPLIDRGAAAVWRGPVQYSRTTVAGTPRAHLTVTTTAPRTSLFAYLYEVNPLGLGALVTHKPITLTPGTRTLDLDLEPTVWDVAAGNRLVLVVDTVDLRYGGKSTIGSTVTFGADSALRIPQS